AAGACGACGAAGATGCCGTTGGGCGGCGCAGCAAAGTCTTCCAGCACCGGCACCAGCAGGCCGGCGGCGATCTCGGCCTCCACCTCCCAGGTACTGCGCCAGGCAATGCCCCAGCCGCCCAGGCACCAGTCGTGCAGCACCTGGCCGTCGGAGCAATCGAGCGGGCCGCCGGGCTTGAGGTGCACGACCTCGCTCGTGCCGTCGGCTGCCGGCATCCGAAACGCCCAGCCGCGCGTTTGCGAGGCCTCGCTCGACAGCGTCAGGCAGTCGTGCTGCGCCAGCTCGCTCGGGTGGCGCGGCGTGCCCCGGCGCGCCAGGTAGGCCGGCGTGGCGACGCACAGGCGGCGGTTGTCGGCCATGCGTACGCTCACCAGGGACGAGTCGGGCATGTCGCCCACGCGCACAGCGCAGTCGTAGCCCTCGCCGGCCAGGTCCACCACGCGGTCCGAGAGGTTGAGCGAGACCGTCACCTCCGGGTGCAGCTCACGAAACAGCGGCACCAGCGGCGCCACGTGGCGCCGGCCAAAGCCCGCCGGCGCCGTCACGCGCAAATGGCCCGTGGCCTTGACGCCGCCGGCGGAGACGCTGGCCTCGGCGTTGGCAATGTCGGCCAACAGACGCTGGCAGTCTTCCAAGAAGGCGCTGCCCTCGTGCGTGAGGCTGATGCGGCGCGTGGTGCGCACCAGCAGCTTGACGCCCAGCAGCTCTTCGAGCGCGTCCAGGCGCCGCCCCATGATGGCGGGCGCCACGCCCTCGACCTTGGCCGCCGCCGTCAGGCTGCCGCGCGTGGCCACGGAGACGAAGGACGCGAAGGCCTTGAGTTTGTCCATGGGCGCTGATTATGGTGGGGAAAGTCATGAATCACCACGATTACTTGCCCCGGAATTCCCAATGGGGTCATTGATGACTTTTGCATACGGTATTAGTGCAGCAACGCCTGCGCAATCGTCACACAGGTATGCAATACAGTGTGACCATGGTGGCTGCCGCCCTCTGCGGTGGCCGGTGTTTTTCTTTTTGGCTTGAAAGCGAAGTCCATGACCCAGCGTATTTCCCTGCACGGCCTGCAAGTGGCCCGCGAACTGCACGATTTTGTGAATGAACAGGTGCTGCCCGGCACCGGCGTCGAGCCCGGCGCTTTCTGGGCCGGCTTTGGCGCCATCGTCGCCGACCTGGCGCCCAAGAACGCCGCCCTGCTGGCCGAGCGCGATCGCCTGCAGGCCGAGCTCGATACCTGGCACAAGGCCCACCCCGGCCCGATCGCCGACATGGCGGGCTACCGCAAGTTTCTGGAGACCATCGGCTACCTCGTGCCCCAGCCCGCCGGCGCCCAGGCCACGACCACCGGCGTGGACGCCGAGCTGGCGCAGCAAGCCGGGCCGCAGCTGGTGGTGCCCATCCTCAATGCCCGCTACGCGCTCAACGCCGCCAACGCGCGCTGGGGCTCTTTGTACGACGCGCTCTACGGCACCGACGCCATCAGCGACGAAGGCGGCGCAGAAAAAGGCAAGGGCTACAACCCGGCACGCGGCGCAAAAGTGATTGCCTTTGCCCGCAACTTCCTCGACCAGGCCGCGCCCCTGGCCGGCGCGTCGCACGCCGACGCCACGGCCTACCGCGTCGAAGGCGGCGCGCTGGTGGTGCTGCTGCAAAACGGCAGCAGCGCCCGCCTGCAGACCCCGGCCCAGTTCGTCGGCCACCAGGGCGACGCGGCCAGCCCGAGCAGC
This DNA window, taken from Acidovorax sp. HDW3, encodes the following:
- a CDS encoding LysR family transcriptional regulator: MDKLKAFASFVSVATRGSLTAAAKVEGVAPAIMGRRLDALEELLGVKLLVRTTRRISLTHEGSAFLEDCQRLLADIANAEASVSAGGVKATGHLRVTAPAGFGRRHVAPLVPLFRELHPEVTVSLNLSDRVVDLAGEGYDCAVRVGDMPDSSLVSVRMADNRRLCVATPAYLARRGTPRHPSELAQHDCLTLSSEASQTRGWAFRMPAADGTSEVVHLKPGGPLDCSDGQVLHDWCLGGWGIAWRSTWEVEAEIAAGLLVPVLEDFAAPPNGIFVVFPQRKHMPLRVRLWIEFLKRHYGQAAFWRRS